Part of the Tolypothrix sp. PCC 7910 genome, GAACTTGAGCAAACTCTGCAAGAATTGAAACAAACCCAACTCCAGATGATTCAGAGTGAGAAAATGTCCAGCCTAGGTCAAATGGTAGCGGGTGTTGCTCACGAAATTAATAACCCTGTTAACTTTATTCATGGCAATCTCACCCATGTTGGTGAATATACTTATGACTTATTAAATTTAGTAGAACTTTATCAGCAGCATTATCCCCAACCACCGCAAGAAATTGCAGCTGCAATCGAATCGATGGATCTAGAATTTCTCATTGAAGACTTGACTAAAGTTCTCCAATCCATGCGCTTGGGGACTAACAGGATTCGGGAGATTGTGCTTTCCTTGCGAAACTTCTCACGCTTAGACGAAGCGGAAGTTAAAGATGTTAATATCCATGATGGTATTGACAGCACTATTACTATCCTGCATCACCGATTGAAAGCTCACCCACAACGCCCAGAAATTAAAATTATCAAGGAATATGGTAATTTACCACTGGTAGAATGCCATGCTGGGCAGCTCAATCAGGTATTCATGAATATCATCAGTAATGCGATCGATGCGCTGGATGATGGCAATCAAGAGAGAGTCGCCACTATTTCGATTCAGACAGAGGTAATTCACAGTGACAGAGTGCGGATTTGTATTGCCGATAACGGCCCTGGAATGAAGGAAGAAATTTGCCAACGTCTATTCGATCCCTTCTTTACGACAAAGCCAGTAGGCAAAGGTACTGGATTGGGCTTATCCATCAGCTATCAAATTGTTACAGAGAAGCATGGTGGTAAATTGTGGTGTGAATCTATACCCAGACAAGGTACAAAATTTATGATTGAGATCCCTATAGGTTATAAGTAGCAAAGGGGTAGTACCGCTGTGCAGAAGTCAAAAGTCAAAAGTTTTAGAAATCAAGGCTTGTGACTGTATAGAAAGATAGCTTTATTTACATTTTGCTGTACTAGTAGCGCTATGGGGAATTCAAAATTCAAAATGACGCTCGCGGACTCGCTCTAAGCGTTGGCGGAGCCTCTCGCAGAGAAGCTATGCCGTACCATTTCGTGGAAGCAAGCTACGCGTAGCGTCTCCGACAGGAGAAGGCTTTACGCTGTGCTAACAAAATTCAAAATGAATATAGCGTTAGCGTTTCGTTGAAGTTTTAATAGTTGATTCATTTAAATATACTTCCACAAAAAATATAGAATTATACTAATTTAACCGCCGTTCGCGTAGCGTTCCGCAGGAATGGAAGAAGATAAACGCAGCGAAAAGTTGAGCCAGTGCGGTGGACGGGTTCCCCGGCATAAAGCAACTGGCGTTGCGCGTCCGGGTTTCCCAGCGCAAAACTTTTCAAGACAGATACACGCCGATAAATTTCTACTTCACTAGGCTAGGAAGCGCTATACTACCGAAGTTTTTAAATATAGCTAGGATTGAGATTGATTGCTATATAAGGCTTTTTTAAGCTATTAACTAGCTTAAAATGAAGCTTGAAGAGTAAATTTTTTTCTTAAAAAATCAAAGATAAAATGCTGATAAATGTTCAGCAACAAACTCTAAAATTATTTAAAGTTATTGTGATACTTTCTATCTCTAGATTAGAAAAATATATTTTTTTGCCAACAAAGTGAGGAGCTAAAATTTAGCCTTATGTACGATTGTATCATCGTTGGAGCCGGGCCATCTGGTGGAACCGCCGCATACCATTTGGCCAAGCGGGGTCACTCAGTATTAGTTTTAGAAAAAGAATCCCTGCCAAGATACAAACCCTGTGGAGGCGGAGTATCACCAGTCATTGCCCAATGGTTTGACTTTGATTTTAGCCCAGCGATTTCGGTGAAGGTTGACTCTTACCGCTTCACCTGGAACTTGGAAGATTCTGTAGAGGCAAAAATTGGAATTAAAGCACCGATTTGGATGGTGCGGCGAGAGGTTTTTGACCATTTTATAGTTGAGCAAGCCCAGAAGCAAGGGGCAGACCTACAAGACAAGACAGAGGTCACTGGAATTGAGTTTAAAGGAGATTCTTGGCAAGTCAACACAGCTAACGGCCCAGTTATAGGTCGTTATTTAATTGCGGCTGATGGTGCTAAAGGGCCGATGGCAAAATGGCTAGGTTTTAAAGACCGCAAACGCCACTTAGGAGGTGCTTTAGAGGCAGAAGTTCCCGCCGATGTCGAGAATACATCTGTAGCCCATTTTGAGTTTGGTATGGTCAAAAACGGCTATATTTGGAATTTCCCCAAGGCTGATGGTTATTCCATTGGCGTTGGTACTTTTATGGGTGGCGTACCCCAAAATTTCAAGAAAATTTTGGATGATTACTCTCAATCTTTTAATGTAGATGTGAAAATCTGCAAGCAACATGGTCATCCTATTTGCTTGTGGAATGGTAATCAAAAGCTACATACTCAAAATGCAATTTTGGCTGGGGAAGCAGCGTGTGTAGTTGACCCCATGACTGCAGAAGGTATCCGCCCTTCAATTTTTAGTGGATTGCTAGCAGCTAATGCTATTAATGAGGCACTGACAGGTGATATCAACGCTTTAGAACAATATACCAATGCCATGAACGAACAATGGGGTACAGAGATGGCATGGGCACAAAAATTAGCTAACGCATTTTATCGCTTTCCTAAAATTGCCTACAACGTTTGTGTCAAGCGTCCTTCTACTGTCCAGACTATGGGTAGAATTTTCAATGGTGAATTACGCTATGGTGATGTTGCTAGTCGGGCTTTGAAGCGGTTGATTCCTGGGTTTGGGGGGTAATGGGGAATGGGGAATGGGTAATGGGTAATGGGTAATGGGTAATGGGTAATGAGACAAACACCAAAAACACCAATACCCCATGCCCATTGTCAGAAATATTGTTCAAGGAACTTGTAGTTACATAAGGTCATCGTGAAAACTACTGTTTTCTTGAAAAATCAATATATATGCCAGCTAATAAGCCTCAATATCAACTGACTGCACCTATATGCTTATTTTTATTAGGAACTGCGTTGTCTCAAACTTTGACATACGCAACTTTTAAATCAAATACTGACAGTCACAATTCTGCAGTCGTCGCCCAAACTTCGGCCAAGCCAGCACCTCAAGAAGTTGTACAAGAGGGTGAAGTCCGGGCTTTACCTGGCAAGCTGGATAATATACCTGTATTTAATAGCAATAGCCCAGAATGGATTAAAAATGAAGGCATTTTGCTGTCTACATTTCCTCCACAAGGGAAAAAACTTGCGGCGGCCCATTTAAATTTTCCCTTTTCGGGACGCTTTGATTTATTTGCTCACCACTATAC contains:
- a CDS encoding geranylgeranyl reductase family protein, translating into MFFCQQSEELKFSLMYDCIIVGAGPSGGTAAYHLAKRGHSVLVLEKESLPRYKPCGGGVSPVIAQWFDFDFSPAISVKVDSYRFTWNLEDSVEAKIGIKAPIWMVRREVFDHFIVEQAQKQGADLQDKTEVTGIEFKGDSWQVNTANGPVIGRYLIAADGAKGPMAKWLGFKDRKRHLGGALEAEVPADVENTSVAHFEFGMVKNGYIWNFPKADGYSIGVGTFMGGVPQNFKKILDDYSQSFNVDVKICKQHGHPICLWNGNQKLHTQNAILAGEAACVVDPMTAEGIRPSIFSGLLAANAINEALTGDINALEQYTNAMNEQWGTEMAWAQKLANAFYRFPKIAYNVCVKRPSTVQTMGRIFNGELRYGDVASRALKRLIPGFGG